The Lactuca sativa cultivar Salinas chromosome 2, Lsat_Salinas_v11, whole genome shotgun sequence genome includes a window with the following:
- the LOC111907155 gene encoding pentatricopeptide repeat-containing protein At5g03800: MAAVSLPTTTASISRPQCLPQSSHSSSLLHLPKPHNSISSVRTPLSLSNHTKTPKPHPSKHYCNLLNLSVEHGDVELAMAVHASLLKIQENTPYLFNALILAYFKLGLTSHAYKVFNCVKNPDVATFTTMVSWFVKSNREIEGVKLFSEMRRVGIQPNEYSFVAILTACSRILDIELGSQAHCLAIKMGFLQDTYVANTLMGFYSKCGCLNYALQVFDEMLQRDISSWNTVISALVKESMYEKAFALFHYLSQSNELTIDHFTLSTLLTACTENDAIMEGRELHAHALKFGLENNLSVTNALIGFYTKCRSIKDAIVLFDRMPVKDIITWTQMISAYMNSGLLEIAQEVFDKMPEKNCVSYNSLLSGFCQNGVPSKALNMFCKMITQGLELDDFTFTSVINACGLHADKNTSEQIHAFVLKSGFKSNNHVESALLDMFTKCERMSDAEKMFQILIDSLTQYNSSIIWTTMICGYARNGYPYEAISLFVKSQSENTIIIDEIVSSTVLGVCATLGFDRIGEQIHSIAIKSSLIQDTGVGNALIGMYTKCDNMTNAIKVFNLMKQHDIVSWNSLISGYIFHKQGDNALEIWKNMKTKNIKPNSITTLLIISAYTHTMSNLVNSCYTFFNSMKTVYKIEPDSTHYASLVRVFGHWGLVKEAEEIITKMPFEPNSFVWRALLDSSRTHMNTSIENKAAKEILGKKPNDPSTYILISNLYSAFGRFNCSETIREEMREKGIKKRPGKSWIFVENKVHEFYARDKSHARFKDIYSGLDILVLECLKIGYMPDTSFVLHEVEEGQKRNFLYYHSAKLAVTYGILMTGRGAPVRVMKNILLCGDCHSFFKHVSVVTKREIHVRDASGFHCFVNGECTCKG, from the coding sequence TGCTTAATCTATCGGTTGAACATGGCGACGTTGAACTTGCCATGGCTGTCCATGCTTCACTTCTCAAGATTCAAGAGAACACCCCATACTTGTTTAACGCACTCATCCTGGCTTATTTCAAATTGGGTCTCACGAGTCATGCTTACAAGGTGTTCAATTGTGTTAAAAATCCAGATGTGGCGACATTTACCACTATGGTTTCTTGGTTTGTTAAGTCAAATCGCGAAATTGAAGGTGTAAAGCTTTTCTCTGAAATGAGGAGGGTTGGTATTCAGCCTAATGAGTATAGTTTCGTTGCTATATTGACTGCTTGTTCACGGATTTTGGATATTGAATTGGGTTCTCAAGCTCATTGTTTAGCTATCAAGATGGGGTTTTTACAAGATACATATGTTGCAAATACTTTGATGGGGTTCTATAGTAAATGTGGTTGTTTAAACTATGCGCTCCAGGTGTTTGACGAAATGCTCCAGAGAGACATTTCATCATGGAACACAGTGATATCGGCTCTGGTAAAGGAATCCATGTATGAAAAAGCATTCGCATTGTTTCATTATTTGTCACAATCGAATGAACTTACAAtcgaccattttaccctttcgaCCCTTCTAACAGCCTGCACGGAAAACGATGCGATCATGGAAGGCCGTGAACTTCATGCTCATGCACTAAAATTCGGACTAGAAAACAACTTAAGTGTTACCAATGCCCTAATTGGATTCTACACCAAGTGCAGAAGCATAAAAGACGCCATTGTTCTGTTCGATAGAATGCCTGTTAAAGACATAATCACCTGGACTCAAATGATATCTGCGTACATGAACTCAGGACTTCTTGAAATCGCACAGGAGGTGTTCGACAAAATGCCTGAGAAGAATTGTGTCTCTTACAACTCCCTCTTATCAGGGTTTTGCCAAAATGGGGTTCCTTCAAAGGCATTGAACATGTTTTGCAAAATGATCACACAAGGTTTGGAATTAGACGATTTCACCTTCACTAGCGTCATCAATGCCTGTGGATTACACGCAGACAAGAACACCAGTGAACAGATACACGCGTTTGTTCTAAAATCCGGGTttaaatcaaacaatcatgtcgAATCCGCATTGCTTGATATGTTCACAAAGTGTGAAAGAATGTCCGATGCAGAAAAAATGTTTCAAATTCTCATCGACTCATTAACCCAATACAATTCTTCGATCATATGGACAACGATGATTTGTGGTTATGCAAGAAACGGATACCCATACGAAGCAATTTCATTATTCGTCAAATCCCAATCCGAAAACACAATAATCATCGATGAAATTGTGTCAAGTACAGTTCTTGGTGTGTGCGCAACATTAGGGTTTGATAGAATCGGTGAACAAATCCATTCAATAGCTATAaaatcaagtttaatccaagATACAGGAGTAGGAAACGCGTTAATTGGAATGTACACCAAATGCGACAACATGACAAATGCGATTAAAGTCTTCAATCTCATGAAACAACACGACATCGTTTCATGGAATAGTTTAATCTCGGGTTATATTTTTCACAAGCAAGGAGACAACGCATTGGAGATATGGAAAAATATGAAAACGAAAAACATCAAACCAAATTCCATCACTACCCTTTTAATCATCTCAGCCTACACTCACACCATGTCCAATTTGGTAAATTCATGTTACACATTCTTTAACTCCATGAAAACGGTTTACAAAATCGAACCGGATTCAACCCATTACGCGTCACTCGTTCGTGTTTTTGGTCATTGGGGTTTGGTTAAAGAGGCCGAGGAGATAATTACGAAAATGCCCTTCGAGCCGAATTCGTTTGTGTGGAGGGCTTTGCTTGATAGCTCAAGAACTCATATGAACACGAGTATTGAAAACAAGGCTGCAAAAGAGATTCTTGGAAAGAAACCGAATGATCCATCTACTTACATACTAATATCTAATTTATATTCTGCTTTCGGGAGATTTAATTGTTCTGAAACAATTCGTGAAGAAATGAGAGAAAAGGGTATTAAAAAACGGCCCGGAAAAAGTTGGATTTTTGTGGAAAATAAGGTTCATGAGTTTTACGCGAGAGACAAATCGCATGCGCGATTTAAGGATATTTATAGTGGGTTAGATatcttggttttggaatgtttgaaAATTGGGTATATGCCCGATACGAGTTTTGTGTTGCATGAAGTGGAGGAGGGGCAAAAGAGGAATTTTCTATATTATCATAGTGCAAAATTGGCGGTTACCTATGGGATTTTGATGACGGGGCGTGGGGCCCCGGTTCGGGTTATGAAGAATATTCTTCTTTGTGGGGATTGTCATAGTTTTTTTAAGCATGTTTCGGTTGTTACTAAAAGGGAGATTCATGTTAGGGATGCTTCGGGGTTTCATTGTTTTGTTAATGGTGAATGTACATGTAAAGGCTAA